One genomic window of Streptomyces sp. WP-1 includes the following:
- a CDS encoding MFS transporter, which produces MATTLAGAGPRLWAPARQRPFQLLWLGQSLSLLGDGFSVVAFSWITLGLTGSTLTLGYVLAFQAVPRALLTLVGGTLSDSWSTRTLMIASSWTRAVLMAGVGLAGLGGHLTVWMLCAAAAAFGAVDAFFQPARVSILPSVVDKDLLTPANALLGAGSRTAAVVGPAVGGVVIALTRAPVAFVVDAVCFALCGWCVSLIATRPRPAAAPKVESKALSDKGVERPPSLGARIREGVVFTLRDPRLRTVVVLDTAVNFCYAGPFTVGFATLAEQVLRGGSATLGVLNGSLAGGAMLGTLAGGAMGGRPRVGLLVAALAGWLGAGMAVLGLVHSTPAVVVTVLAMGFAIGFQGVFGLSWIQRNIPQDVLSRVISVDMVLGYAAAPLSLIVCGALARTSTLALFGVVAAVLALTGLAVLGSRAVREMR; this is translated from the coding sequence ATGGCCACCACCCTCGCCGGCGCCGGTCCCCGGCTGTGGGCACCCGCCCGGCAGCGGCCCTTCCAACTCCTGTGGCTGGGACAGTCGTTGTCCCTGCTCGGCGACGGCTTCAGCGTCGTCGCGTTCTCCTGGATCACCCTCGGCCTGACCGGTTCCACCCTGACCCTCGGCTACGTCCTCGCCTTCCAGGCCGTACCCCGCGCCCTGCTCACCCTGGTCGGCGGCACCCTCAGCGACTCCTGGTCCACCCGCACCCTGATGATCGCCTCCAGCTGGACCCGCGCCGTCCTGATGGCCGGGGTCGGACTGGCCGGGCTCGGCGGGCACTTGACGGTCTGGATGCTGTGCGCGGCGGCCGCCGCGTTCGGCGCGGTGGACGCCTTCTTCCAGCCCGCCCGGGTGTCGATCCTGCCCTCGGTGGTGGACAAGGACCTGCTCACCCCGGCCAACGCGCTGCTCGGCGCCGGTTCGCGCACCGCGGCCGTCGTCGGCCCGGCGGTCGGCGGTGTGGTCATCGCGCTGACCCGGGCGCCGGTCGCGTTCGTGGTCGACGCCGTCTGTTTCGCGCTGTGCGGCTGGTGCGTGTCCCTGATCGCCACCCGGCCCCGCCCGGCCGCCGCGCCGAAGGTGGAGTCAAAGGCCCTGAGCGACAAGGGGGTTGAGCGTCCGCCGTCCCTCGGCGCCCGCATCCGCGAGGGCGTCGTCTTCACCCTGCGCGACCCGCGGCTGCGCACCGTCGTCGTCCTCGACACCGCCGTCAACTTCTGCTACGCCGGGCCCTTCACGGTCGGTTTCGCCACCCTCGCCGAGCAGGTGCTGCGTGGCGGCTCGGCCACCCTGGGCGTGCTCAACGGGTCCCTCGCGGGCGGCGCGATGCTCGGCACGCTGGCGGGCGGCGCGATGGGCGGCCGGCCCCGGGTCGGTCTGCTGGTGGCCGCGCTGGCCGGCTGGCTGGGCGCCGGGATGGCGGTCCTGGGGCTGGTGCACAGCACCCCGGCGGTCGTCGTGACCGTGCTGGCCATGGGCTTCGCCATCGGCTTCCAGGGGGTGTTCGGGCTGAGCTGGATCCAGCGCAACATCCCCCAGGACGTGCTCAGCCGGGTCATCTCCGTCGACATGGTCCTCGGCTACGCCGCCGCCCCGCTCTCCCTCATCGTGTGCGGCGCGCTGGCCCGCACCAGCACCCTCGCGCTGTTCGGGGTGGTCGCGGCGGTGCTCGCCCTCACCGGGCTCGCGGTGCTCGGCTCCCGGGCGGTGCGCGAGATGCGTTAG
- a CDS encoding cytochrome P450: MIADPYGHLDALRAHAPVHWSPMHHAWLVTGYDQVMRCLRDPAVTADRVRPLMDAVPQGAREDAERAFGILSRWMVFNDPPQHRRLRQVFQEAFAARAVARYRTFTEKATRAVLACKAVPGRTGDLMADVAKPLPALVFARWLGIPRTDAAAFWYWNARVADLVLGTAQEESEYRASLQALVSLEDYLAGLVARRRAEPADDLISQVLKEGRVGDSVTEEEFVGMLTQMAFAGGETTSNLIANTVLALHTRPGQLAAVREDPALAQGAVEEALRLDGPSKMSIRAAVSDLELDGRTLRAGDRIFLVTAAANRDPARFPDPGRFDVRRTGATHLGFGFGAHFCIGAALARLVAVAAVETLVRDHPGLTLTDPGALTWQPSLLNRSLTALPVRY, from the coding sequence ATGATCGCCGACCCCTACGGCCACCTCGACGCCCTCCGCGCGCACGCCCCCGTGCACTGGAGCCCGATGCACCACGCCTGGCTCGTCACCGGCTACGACCAGGTGATGCGCTGCCTGCGCGACCCGGCCGTCACGGCCGACCGGGTACGGCCCCTGATGGACGCCGTACCGCAGGGCGCCCGGGAGGACGCGGAGCGGGCGTTCGGGATCCTGTCCCGCTGGATGGTGTTCAACGACCCGCCGCAGCACCGCAGGCTGCGCCAGGTCTTCCAGGAGGCGTTCGCCGCACGGGCGGTGGCCCGCTACCGGACCTTCACCGAGAAGGCCACCCGGGCCGTCCTCGCCTGCAAGGCCGTCCCGGGCCGCACCGGCGACCTGATGGCGGACGTGGCCAAGCCGCTGCCCGCGCTGGTGTTCGCCCGCTGGCTCGGCATCCCGCGCACCGACGCGGCCGCCTTCTGGTACTGGAACGCCCGCGTCGCCGACCTCGTGCTCGGCACCGCCCAGGAGGAGAGCGAGTACCGGGCCTCCCTCCAGGCGCTGGTGAGCCTGGAGGACTACCTCGCGGGGCTGGTCGCCCGGCGCCGCGCCGAACCCGCCGACGACCTGATCAGCCAGGTGCTGAAGGAGGGCCGGGTGGGGGACTCGGTCACCGAGGAGGAGTTCGTCGGGATGCTCACCCAGATGGCGTTCGCCGGTGGGGAGACCACCAGCAACCTCATCGCCAACACCGTCCTCGCCCTGCACACCCGGCCCGGTCAACTCGCCGCCGTACGCGAGGATCCCGCGCTGGCGCAGGGCGCGGTGGAGGAGGCACTGCGCCTGGACGGGCCGTCCAAGATGTCGATCCGCGCCGCCGTCTCGGACCTGGAGCTGGACGGCCGCACCCTGCGGGCGGGCGACCGGATCTTCCTGGTGACCGCCGCCGCCAACCGGGACCCGGCCCGCTTCCCCGACCCCGGCCGGTTCGACGTCCGCCGCACCGGCGCCACCCACCTCGGCTTCGGCTTCGGCGCCCACTTCTGCATCGGCGCGGCGCTGGCCCGGCTGGTCGCCGTCGCCGCCGTGGAGACGCTGGTCCGCGACCACCCGGGCCTGACCCTGACCGACCCGGGGGCGCTCACCTGGCAGCCGTCCCTCCTCAACCGCAGCCTCACCGCGCTGCCCGTCCGCTACTGA
- a CDS encoding non-ribosomal peptide synthetase, with product MTTSDVRPGPAAPSAPLSPAARRLLEQRLRGLTGARDDGPVRISPRPDRIPLSPAQQRLYFLDRLDPGAATYLLPAAWRFTGPLDLPALRAAVTDLTARHEQLRAVFPEHEGLPHQRILPPDPDCLDVVDATAPAGPDPERRLAATVHAAALRPFDLGREPAFRATLVRAGDDDHVLVLGMHHIVSDGWSLGLIVRDLTELYRARTGHRRAELPELPLDYTDYAIWQRGGDQSAALDHWRTRLAGLTPLELPTDHPRPDTPGGPGEAHVLTLPSALTDALAELGRRAGTTPYMTVLAAFQAALAFHSGQQDIAVGTVVANRERAETEQLVGFFVNTLVLRGDFADDPTPAALLARTRERVLEAFSYQSLPFERVVEALSPERDLARNPLVQVLYTHTDISGSAFDLGAATGTPYRIDLTTAKFDLTLDLRDGDGRTELAFVHRPDLYDAGSVAALARHTVNLLEAFCATPDIRLSAIDPLTPAERAFLLGPGGPANAGNEPRTAPRTAPDRLAEHIGGAPDAIAVVRGTDCLTYAELDARASHLARRLRAAGVTPGSLVGVCLDRTPDLAVALLGVWRAGAAYLPLDPSHPKARREFTVADSGIEWIVTDGATRGAVAQLPVKLMVLDEDGGAEAETPDILPAPEDLAYVIYTSGSTGRPKGVEVTHGNLAWLLAAADRHFVFGPDDVWTLMHSPAFDFSVWELWAPLTSGGRVVVLGSDEVRDPAAVHRVLREAGVTVLNQTPAAFKGLRAHLKSTGSDFAELPLRTVVFGGDAFDVRDYGDWFTAPGEKPALVNMYGITETTVHVTFRTITEDDVRGTVRSPIGRPLTGQHGYVLDPGGRLVPSGSVGELYVSGGGVARGYRNRPELTAERFLDDPFGAPGARMYRTGDLVRVLPDGQLAYIGRADHQVKIRGYRIEPGEIETALRALPGVADVAVVARRDGDTARLVAHIVTPEARPLDPPALREGLRLTLPDYMVPALFVRHERLPLTANGKVDRAALTAVAPAAAGPGTHVPPEGPLEEALAGVWSQVLGAEHVGRGDNFFDLGGDSILALRLVGLGRLAGLGFSVADVFRTRTLADLAALVTEDVDAPAPVAPFSQLDPADAGRLPDGLEDAYPLTMLQAGMLHEMLADPRRGAYHNVTDLKISTPEGFDRHAFQAAVDAVVAGHPILRSSVDLVGYREPLQLVHRAARLRVGYTDLRGLPRDEQRARLREFVDEEFERRFDLATAPLVRIHLHHITDHELRLVLTDCHVVLDGWSLTSLVADLLALHREAVAHGTTPLPPQAPAFAEYVALERAALDSEESLTYWRDSLADLRPVTFRRRARAGTGADRPPVHEVRRSYAHLAERIGRLAKDTGVPRRTVLLTAFHHTMSLFADRDESALGHSIGLVTNGRPEVPGADRMRGLFLNTVPFGVTRPRGSWRAYLRDVFEAEQEMLPHRRVPLVRIARLRPTEPSLTDTVFNYVNFHRLSHDSWDDSLEIARTMFPLLVNASVNAFTLDIDREFVAPATAEQLADVYCAQLEAMVAGPDARVTRPALTGAARATALDVWARGPQIPSSPLMLHEHIAGHAARTPDAVAVEHRGQRLSYGELHEQAEQVARRLRSLGVGPETVVGICVERGPDLVRAAVGVLRSGGAFLPLDPQHPTERLKFMADDSGMRVLLTQRALDGTVPFDGPVLHLDAPAGHMEPVPGREPDADTLAYIIYTSGSTGTPKGVALPHRGLSNMLEGQRDLVRPTPGDRVLQFASFGFDASILELTWSLANGGRLVTAPKEDLRPGPDLARTLREARVTCAMLPPSALAVLGEDDFPELRVLQVAGESCPAELADVWSRGRRFHNVYGLTETSVWSVAAELSPGQGQPPIGTPIRNTRIHVLDDDLQPVPAGVPGEIYLGGQAVGRGYLGRPGLTAATYVPDPYGLPGERLCRTGDLGTHRADGSVEWLGRRDSQVKLRGFRIELGEIEHALRALPEVRQAVVLHRTDLPGGEPALVAYLVPRDGARPTPEELRRALRASLSAYMIPARFVLLDELPVNRSGKIDKRALPLPPAELDQDETEFVAPATPAEKVLAEIWREVLGLARIGVHDDFFRIGGSSLSTVRVSLMSAGRGLTVSVGDLIEHPTIAQLAEHATRAAGVRLPAAVTSEVRLREGTGDPLWCVHPTGGSAAWFVPLARALPPGRPVHAFQARGLLGGVDPSTVTGIAANYVAEITERVPDATGERAPHALLGWSMGANIALEMATQLDRAGHPVAPLVLIEPYLPNPAARARLNGVTDDLRTAWRQRDLIRQLPPSPERDRATAELTATLLGAGMSPAEAALVENAPIEVWHSLLAALAGYEVRPYPGHIHLVVGSEAAGLPRGRTMPGLDVDYDTYLARWRDLAGGGLTVHISEGDHMSMMAEPRVSGIAEILVAIKEGENR from the coding sequence ATGACCACATCCGACGTGCGCCCGGGACCCGCCGCCCCGTCCGCGCCCCTGTCCCCGGCCGCCCGGCGCCTGCTGGAGCAGCGGCTGCGCGGACTGACCGGAGCCCGCGACGACGGCCCGGTCCGCATCAGCCCGCGCCCCGACCGCATCCCGCTGTCGCCCGCCCAGCAGCGCCTGTACTTCCTGGACCGCCTCGACCCCGGCGCCGCCACCTATCTGCTGCCCGCCGCCTGGCGGTTCACCGGCCCGCTCGACCTGCCCGCGCTGCGCGCCGCCGTCACCGACCTCACGGCCCGGCACGAGCAGCTGCGGGCCGTCTTCCCCGAGCACGAGGGCCTGCCCCACCAGCGGATCCTGCCGCCCGACCCCGACTGCCTCGACGTGGTGGACGCCACCGCCCCGGCCGGCCCGGACCCGGAGCGACGGCTGGCGGCCACCGTGCACGCCGCCGCGCTGCGCCCCTTCGACCTGGGCCGGGAGCCCGCCTTCCGCGCCACCCTCGTCCGCGCCGGCGACGACGACCATGTCCTGGTCCTCGGCATGCACCACATCGTCTCCGACGGCTGGTCCCTCGGCCTGATCGTCCGCGACCTGACCGAGCTGTACCGGGCGAGGACCGGGCACCGCCGCGCCGAGCTGCCCGAACTCCCCCTGGACTACACGGACTACGCGATCTGGCAGCGGGGCGGCGACCAGTCCGCGGCCCTCGACCACTGGCGCACCCGGCTGGCCGGCCTCACCCCGCTGGAGCTGCCCACCGACCACCCCCGCCCCGACACCCCCGGCGGCCCCGGCGAAGCCCACGTCCTCACCCTGCCGTCCGCGCTGACCGACGCGCTCGCCGAACTCGGCCGGCGCGCGGGGACGACGCCGTACATGACGGTGCTGGCCGCCTTCCAGGCCGCGCTGGCCTTCCACAGCGGGCAGCAGGACATCGCCGTCGGCACCGTCGTGGCCAACCGGGAGCGGGCCGAGACCGAGCAGCTCGTCGGGTTCTTCGTCAACACCCTGGTGCTGCGCGGTGACTTCGCCGACGATCCGACGCCGGCCGCGCTGCTCGCCCGTACCCGGGAGCGGGTGCTGGAGGCGTTCTCGTACCAGTCGCTGCCGTTCGAGCGGGTCGTGGAAGCGCTGAGCCCCGAGCGCGATCTCGCCCGCAACCCGCTGGTGCAGGTCCTGTACACGCACACCGACATCAGCGGCTCCGCGTTCGACCTCGGCGCGGCCACCGGGACGCCGTACCGGATCGACCTCACCACCGCCAAGTTCGACCTCACCCTCGATCTGCGCGACGGCGACGGCCGCACCGAGCTGGCGTTCGTCCACCGGCCCGACCTGTACGACGCCGGATCCGTCGCGGCCCTCGCCCGGCACACCGTGAACCTGCTGGAGGCGTTCTGCGCCACCCCCGACATCCGGCTCAGCGCCATCGACCCGCTGACCCCCGCCGAGCGCGCCTTCCTGCTCGGCCCGGGCGGGCCCGCGAACGCCGGCAACGAGCCCCGGACCGCCCCGCGCACCGCCCCCGACCGGCTCGCCGAGCACATCGGCGGCGCGCCGGACGCGATCGCGGTGGTGCGCGGCACCGACTGCCTGACCTACGCCGAACTCGACGCCCGTGCTTCTCACTTGGCCCGGCGGCTGCGCGCGGCCGGGGTCACCCCCGGCTCCCTGGTCGGCGTCTGCCTCGACCGCACCCCCGACCTGGCCGTCGCCCTGCTCGGCGTCTGGCGCGCCGGAGCCGCCTACCTCCCGCTCGATCCCTCCCACCCGAAGGCCCGCCGCGAGTTCACCGTCGCCGACTCCGGCATCGAGTGGATCGTCACCGACGGCGCGACCCGTGGCGCCGTGGCGCAACTGCCGGTCAAACTTATGGTGTTGGACGAGGACGGTGGCGCCGAGGCCGAGACCCCCGACATCCTGCCCGCGCCCGAAGACCTCGCGTACGTCATCTACACCTCCGGTTCCACCGGCCGACCCAAGGGCGTCGAGGTCACCCACGGCAACCTGGCCTGGCTGCTGGCCGCCGCCGACCGGCACTTCGTCTTCGGCCCGGACGACGTGTGGACGCTGATGCACTCGCCCGCCTTCGACTTCTCGGTCTGGGAGCTGTGGGCGCCGCTGACCAGCGGCGGACGCGTGGTCGTGCTCGGCTCCGACGAGGTCCGCGACCCGGCCGCCGTGCACCGGGTGCTGCGCGAGGCGGGCGTCACCGTCCTCAACCAGACCCCGGCCGCCTTCAAAGGCCTGCGCGCCCACCTGAAGAGCACCGGCAGCGACTTCGCCGAACTCCCCTTGCGCACCGTGGTGTTCGGCGGCGACGCCTTCGACGTCCGCGACTACGGCGACTGGTTCACCGCCCCGGGCGAGAAGCCCGCCCTGGTGAACATGTACGGCATCACCGAGACCACGGTGCACGTCACCTTCCGCACCATCACCGAGGACGATGTGCGTGGCACCGTCCGTTCCCCCATCGGGCGTCCGCTCACCGGGCAGCACGGGTACGTCCTCGACCCCGGGGGACGCCTCGTGCCGTCCGGCAGCGTCGGCGAACTGTACGTCTCCGGCGGTGGCGTGGCCCGCGGCTACCGCAACCGGCCCGAGCTGACCGCCGAACGCTTCCTGGACGACCCCTTCGGGGCGCCCGGCGCCCGGATGTACCGCACCGGCGACCTCGTACGGGTGCTGCCCGACGGCCAGTTGGCGTACATCGGCCGCGCCGACCACCAGGTGAAGATCCGCGGCTACCGCATCGAACCCGGCGAGATCGAGACCGCGCTGCGCGCCCTGCCCGGCGTCGCCGACGTCGCGGTGGTCGCCCGCCGGGACGGCGACACGGCCCGCCTGGTCGCCCACATCGTCACCCCGGAGGCCCGCCCGCTCGATCCGCCCGCGCTGCGCGAGGGCCTGCGGCTGACCCTGCCCGACTACATGGTGCCCGCGCTGTTCGTCCGGCACGAGCGGCTGCCGCTGACGGCCAACGGCAAGGTGGACCGCGCCGCGCTCACCGCCGTCGCCCCCGCCGCGGCCGGACCCGGCACCCATGTGCCGCCCGAGGGCCCGCTGGAGGAGGCGCTGGCCGGGGTGTGGAGCCAGGTGCTCGGCGCCGAACACGTCGGCCGCGGCGACAACTTCTTCGACCTGGGCGGCGACTCGATCCTCGCCCTGCGCCTGGTCGGTCTCGGCCGGCTCGCCGGGCTCGGCTTCTCCGTCGCCGACGTCTTCCGCACCCGCACCCTCGCCGATCTCGCCGCCCTCGTCACCGAGGACGTCGACGCGCCCGCCCCCGTCGCCCCGTTCTCCCAGCTCGACCCCGCCGACGCGGGCCGCCTCCCCGACGGCCTGGAGGACGCCTACCCGCTGACCATGCTCCAGGCCGGCATGCTGCACGAGATGCTCGCCGACCCCCGGCGCGGCGCCTACCACAACGTCACCGACCTGAAGATCAGCACCCCCGAGGGCTTCGACCGCCACGCGTTCCAGGCCGCGGTGGACGCGGTGGTCGCCGGGCACCCCATCCTGCGCAGCTCCGTCGACCTCGTCGGCTACCGCGAACCCCTCCAGCTCGTGCACCGCGCCGCCCGCCTGCGGGTCGGCTACACGGATCTGCGCGGCCTGCCCCGCGACGAACAGCGGGCGCGGCTGCGGGAGTTCGTGGACGAGGAGTTCGAGCGGCGCTTCGACCTGGCCACCGCGCCCCTGGTCCGCATCCATCTGCACCACATCACCGACCACGAGCTGCGGCTCGTGCTCACCGACTGCCATGTGGTGCTGGACGGCTGGAGCCTCACCTCGCTCGTCGCCGACCTGCTCGCCCTGCACCGCGAGGCCGTCGCCCACGGCACCACGCCCCTGCCCCCGCAGGCTCCCGCGTTCGCCGAGTACGTGGCCCTGGAGCGGGCCGCCCTCGACAGCGAGGAGTCGCTGACGTACTGGCGCGACAGCCTCGCCGACCTGCGCCCCGTGACCTTCCGCCGCCGCGCGCGGGCCGGTACCGGCGCCGACCGGCCGCCGGTGCACGAGGTCCGGCGCTCCTACGCCCATCTCGCCGAGCGCATCGGAAGGTTGGCGAAGGACACCGGGGTGCCGCGCCGTACCGTGCTGCTCACCGCCTTCCACCACACCATGAGCCTGTTCGCCGACCGCGACGAGAGCGCCCTCGGCCACAGCATCGGCCTGGTCACCAACGGACGGCCCGAGGTGCCCGGCGCCGACCGGATGCGCGGACTGTTCCTGAACACCGTGCCGTTCGGCGTCACCCGCCCGCGCGGCAGCTGGCGCGCCTATCTGCGGGACGTGTTCGAGGCCGAGCAGGAGATGCTGCCGCACCGCCGGGTGCCCCTGGTCCGTATCGCCCGGCTGCGGCCCACCGAGCCCAGCCTGACGGACACCGTCTTCAACTACGTCAACTTCCACCGGCTGTCGCACGACTCCTGGGACGACTCCCTGGAGATCGCCCGGACCATGTTCCCGCTGCTGGTCAACGCCAGCGTCAACGCCTTCACCCTCGACATCGACCGGGAGTTCGTCGCCCCCGCCACGGCCGAGCAGCTGGCCGACGTGTACTGCGCCCAGCTGGAGGCCATGGTCGCCGGGCCCGACGCCCGGGTCACCCGGCCCGCGCTCACCGGCGCGGCCCGCGCCACCGCCCTCGACGTATGGGCGCGCGGACCCCAGATCCCGTCCTCGCCGCTGATGCTGCACGAGCACATCGCCGGCCACGCGGCCCGCACCCCGGACGCGGTCGCCGTCGAGCACCGCGGACAGCGCCTGTCGTACGGCGAACTCCACGAGCAGGCCGAGCAGGTGGCCCGGCGGCTGCGGAGCCTCGGGGTCGGCCCGGAGACCGTCGTCGGGATCTGCGTCGAGCGCGGCCCGGACCTGGTGCGCGCGGCCGTCGGGGTGCTGCGCTCCGGCGGTGCCTTCCTGCCGCTCGACCCCCAGCACCCCACCGAGCGGCTGAAGTTCATGGCCGACGACAGCGGCATGCGGGTCCTGCTGACCCAGCGCGCCCTCGACGGCACGGTGCCCTTCGACGGCCCCGTACTCCATCTGGACGCCCCCGCCGGGCACATGGAGCCCGTCCCGGGCCGGGAGCCCGACGCCGACACCCTCGCCTACATCATCTACACCTCCGGTTCCACCGGCACCCCCAAGGGTGTCGCCCTGCCGCACCGCGGACTGTCCAACATGCTCGAAGGCCAGCGCGACCTGGTACGCCCCACCCCCGGCGACCGGGTGCTCCAGTTCGCGTCCTTCGGGTTCGACGCCTCGATCCTGGAACTCACCTGGTCCCTCGCCAACGGCGGCCGCCTGGTCACCGCGCCCAAGGAGGACCTGCGCCCCGGCCCCGACCTCGCCCGCACCCTGCGCGAGGCCCGCGTCACCTGCGCCATGCTGCCGCCCAGCGCCCTCGCGGTGCTCGGCGAGGACGACTTCCCCGAACTGCGGGTCCTCCAGGTCGCCGGCGAGTCCTGCCCGGCCGAACTCGCCGACGTCTGGTCGCGCGGCCGCCGCTTCCACAACGTCTACGGCCTCACCGAGACCTCCGTGTGGTCCGTCGCCGCCGAACTCAGCCCCGGCCAGGGACAGCCGCCCATCGGCACCCCGATCCGCAACACCCGCATCCATGTCCTGGACGACGACCTCCAGCCCGTCCCGGCGGGCGTGCCCGGCGAGATCTACCTCGGCGGACAGGCCGTGGGGCGCGGCTACCTCGGCCGCCCCGGGCTCACCGCCGCCACCTACGTCCCCGACCCCTACGGGCTCCCCGGGGAACGGCTGTGCCGCACCGGCGACCTCGGCACCCACCGCGCCGACGGCTCCGTGGAATGGCTCGGCCGCCGCGACTCACAGGTCAAACTGCGCGGCTTCCGCATCGAACTCGGCGAGATCGAACACGCGCTGCGGGCGCTGCCCGAGGTCCGCCAGGCCGTCGTACTGCACCGCACCGACCTGCCGGGCGGTGAGCCGGCCCTCGTCGCCTACCTCGTCCCGCGAGATGGTGCCCGGCCCACGCCCGAGGAACTGCGCCGCGCCCTGCGGGCCTCGCTGTCCGCGTACATGATCCCCGCCCGGTTCGTGCTCCTCGACGAACTGCCCGTCAACCGCAGCGGCAAGATCGACAAGCGGGCGCTGCCGCTGCCGCCCGCCGAACTCGACCAGGACGAGACCGAGTTCGTCGCCCCGGCCACCCCGGCGGAGAAGGTCCTCGCCGAGATCTGGCGCGAGGTCCTCGGCCTCGCCCGGATCGGCGTGCACGACGACTTCTTCCGCATCGGCGGCAGCTCCCTGTCCACCGTCCGGGTCTCCCTGATGTCCGCCGGACGCGGCCTGACCGTCTCCGTCGGCGATCTGATCGAGCACCCGACCATCGCCCAGCTCGCCGAGCACGCCACCCGCGCGGCCGGCGTGCGCCTGCCCGCCGCGGTCACCTCCGAGGTACGGCTGCGCGAGGGCACCGGCGACCCGCTGTGGTGCGTGCACCCCACGGGCGGCAGCGCCGCCTGGTTCGTACCGCTCGCCCGCGCCCTGCCGCCCGGCCGGCCCGTGCACGCCTTCCAGGCGCGGGGGCTGCTCGGCGGGGTGGACCCGAGCACCGTCACCGGGATCGCCGCCAACTACGTCGCCGAGATCACCGAGCGCGTCCCGGACGCCACCGGCGAGCGGGCCCCGCACGCCCTCCTCGGCTGGTCCATGGGCGCCAACATCGCCCTGGAGATGGCCACCCAGCTCGACCGCGCCGGGCACCCGGTGGCCCCGCTCGTCCTGATCGAGCCGTACCTGCCCAACCCCGCCGCGCGCGCCCGGCTGAACGGTGTCACCGACGACCTGCGCACCGCCTGGCGCCAGCGCGACCTGATCCGGCAGCTGCCGCCCTCCCCGGAGCGCGACCGGGCCACCGCCGAACTCACCGCCACCCTGCTGGGCGCCGGCATGAGCCCCGCCGAGGCCGCCCTCGTCGAGAACGCGCCCATCGAGGTGTGGCACTCGCTGCTCGCCGCCCTCGCCGGCTACGAGGTGCGCCCCTACCCCGGCCACATCCACCTGGTGGTCGGCAGCGAGGCCGCGGGTCTGCCGCGCGGACGCACCATGCCGGGCCTGGACGTCGACTACGACACCTACCTCGCCCGCTGGCGCGACCTGGCCGGCGGCGGACTGACCGTGCACATCAGCGAGGGCGACCACATGTCGATGATGGCCGAGCCGAGGGTGTCCGGCATCGCCGAGATCCTTGTCGCGATCAAGGAGGGGGAGAACCGATGA